Proteins encoded by one window of Armatimonadota bacterium:
- the mutM gene encoding bifunctional DNA-formamidopyrimidine glycosylase/DNA-(apurinic or apyrimidinic site) lyase, with translation MPELPDVETLARRLRRRLRGRRIRGVRLLTPSTVRHPDPVTFTRLLPGRRVLDVDRRGKYLLIRLSGDLTLAVHLRMTGDFEVTVARTPLHPHTRVLFEVNGVHLRFIDLRRFGHMDLVTPRQLEHLRGVATLGVEPLGPEFTPARFRQLVRGHRMGLKVLLLRQDLIAGIGNLYADEILWQARLHPGRSVDTLSAQQIAALYRIIRRVLDRAVRLLPRYGGAVGVFLDARERGGRCPRDHGTLRVARIAGRTTYFCPRCQR, from the coding sequence ATGCCTGAACTCCCCGACGTGGAGACCCTGGCCCGCAGACTGCGGCGGCGCCTGCGGGGCCGCCGGATCCGCGGGGTCCGCCTGCTCACCCCGTCCACCGTCCGCCATCCCGATCCGGTGACCTTCACGCGCCTGCTGCCCGGCCGGCGGGTGCTGGACGTCGATCGCCGCGGCAAATACCTGCTGATCCGCCTCTCCGGCGATCTGACCCTCGCCGTCCACCTGCGGATGACCGGAGACTTCGAAGTCACGGTGGCCCGGACGCCGCTCCATCCCCACACGCGTGTGCTCTTCGAAGTCAACGGGGTCCACCTCCGCTTCATCGACCTCCGACGGTTCGGGCACATGGACCTGGTCACGCCGCGCCAGCTGGAGCACCTGCGGGGAGTGGCCACTTTGGGCGTGGAGCCGCTGGGACCGGAGTTCACCCCGGCGCGATTTCGCCAGCTGGTCCGCGGGCACCGGATGGGGCTCAAGGTGCTGCTCCTGCGTCAGGACCTCATCGCCGGCATCGGCAACCTCTATGCCGACGAGATCCTCTGGCAGGCCCGGCTGCACCCGGGCCGGTCCGTCGATACGCTGTCGGCGCAGCAGATCGCCGCCCTGTACCGCATCATCCGCCGCGTCCTGGACCGTGCGGTCCGGCTCCTCCCCCGGTACGGAGGGGCCGTCGGGGTCTTTCTCGACGCCCGCGAACGCGGCGGGCGGTGCCCGCGCGACCACGGGACCCTGCGGGTCGCCCGGATCGCCGGCCGCACGACCTACTTCTGCCCGCGCTGCCAGCGCTAG